The Calditrichota bacterium genome includes the window CCCGATAAAGGCGGTTACTTTTTTATCCGGAATGGTAATATTGACATTTTTCAATGCCTGTGCTTCCGGATTATAAAAAAAATCCAGGTTTTTGGTTTCAATAACCACTTTTTCTTTTTTTACTTCATCTTCCATTATTTCTTTTTCCGTTGAATAAACTTCCACTTTATTTTCCTCACATCTGAAAGGTAGCGATCGTCATTCCGGACTCGTTTCGGAATCCCTAATTTAATAGATGGATCCTGAAATAAATTCAGGATGACGGTTCCTTTTTAATATTCAAACCGACCTAAAAAGTCGCAGTTTTAAATTTCTTCCTCAAATTGTTGCGCACATAAATGGCAAACATATTTAACAGAACAACAATAATAATTAATAGTAAAGCCGTGCTATAAACCATTGGCTTGGCTGCTTCAACATTTGGAGATTGAAAGCCAACATCATAAATATGAAAACCAAGGTGCATAAACTTCCGGTCCAAATGCAAAAACGGGAAACTCCAATCAAGTGCTAAAGATGGCGCAAGTTTTACAACACCGGTTATCATCAACGGCGCGACTTCACCGGCGCCCCTGCTAATAGCCAAAATTAATCCTGTTAAAATACCGGGCATTGCATTTGGTAAAACGATATTGCGGATCATTTGCCATTTTGTGGCGCCCAAAGCCAATGCGCCTTCTTTGTTGGCCCGCGGAACTGCCAAAATTCCTTCTTCGGTGGCAACCACAACCACCGGCAAAGTTAATAGAGCCAGTGTTAAAGAAGCCCACAAAATTCCACCCGTACCAAAAGTTGGTTCCGGCAAAGTATCGCTAAATAAAAGTTGATCGATTGAACCACCGACAACATATACAAAAAAACCAAGCCCAAAAACCCCAAACACAATACTTGGAACGCCGGCCAGATTGTTTACCGAAAGGCGGATAAAGCGGACAATGGTTCCCTGATTGGCGTATTCGTTTAAATAGATCGCCGCCATAACACCAATTGGTACCACGGCGATTGACATTAAAAGTACCATCAAAACCGTTCCGAAAATTGCAGGGAAAACACCACCTTCTGTATTGGACTCACGTGGATAATCCGCGACAAACTCCCACACTTTTGCAATATAATGGACTGATTTTCCAAACACGCCCATTTCATTTGGCTGATATAAACGAACAATAGATGAAAACGCTATTTTTTGAGTCTGGCCGGATGCCTCCTGCACAGTTAAATAATTGGCCCGATCTTTTAGAACCAATTCTTCAAGCTCTTTGTTAAAAGCCAATATTTGTGGTTCAATTTCCTGTTCAAGAAAAGAGATTTCATCATACAGTTTTTTTATCGTTGTACGCGATTCCTCTGTCTTTGCTTCCGATGATATTTCAATTAAGGCTATTTCCCTTTGCAGCTCAGAACTCGGAATCATTAAACTGGCTACATCATTGCGTATTTCCTCAATTCTATGGCTGGTTTCAAGAGCCAATTTATGCGCATCTTCCACCTCATCAAAAAAGTCTATTGTGGTATTATCAAAATAACGCTCATTTATATGAACATCCTGTATTACGCCATAAAAATTTCCATATTCTTCACGCTCAAAAGTAACCGCATCATTTTTATATGTTGTATTGGTCACATCCTTTTTGTTGAGCCAGATAAAATCCAGTCCATAAATATCACGGTTACCAATTTTCAACTGCAACTGATCTGTTTCAGGATTACCCGTTTCATTTTCATCCCACAACTCACCCATATAGGATTTTCCATCCTGCAAGTCGACCGAAACGATATCACCGGGCCAGAAAAAATTTAATCCTTTAAAAAGAATTACAAAGATAACCCAGGCTGTCATTGCAAGTGTTATAACCAGGGCCATCCCGGCAGAAAAAATATAATTGTTACCTTTTTGTTTATTAGACGCCACTAAAACCTCGCATATTTCTTACGCAATTTATCTCCGATTAAGGATGAAAGCGTATTAAGCACAAAAGTAAAAATAAAAAGTAATAATCCTGTAAAAAACAAAACACGATACAGAGTCCCGCCAACCGGAGCTTCAGGAATTTCGACAGCAATGCATGCACTCATCGCCCGGAATCCGTTAAACGGATTTAAATCTAAAATTGGCGTGTTGCCTGTTGCCATCAATACAATCATTGTTTCACCAACTGCGCGGCCCAAACCAAGCATAATCGCAGCAAATATCCCTCCGGATGCTGCCGGTAAAACAACCCTGCGTACAGTTTGCCAGGGCGATGCACCCAAAGCCAATGATGCCGATGTGAGCGATTCAGGAACGTTGGACAAGGCATCTTCAGAAACAGTAAAAATGATTGGTATTACGGCGAAACCAAGTGCAAATCCTACAACGATGCTGTTGCGTGTTTCATAGGTAACATTTAATACCTGGTAAACCCATTGCTGAAAATTGCCATCAAATAAGAGATTTTCAAATCCCTGGCTAAATGTCATGGCAAAGAGATAAGTGATGATTCCAATGGGGATCGTAAATAAAATTTCGACTCCAGCGGGCATTTTAGATCTTATCCCGTCTGGGATACGCTGAATAAAAAACATCGTGACCAGGAAAAAAAGCGGCAACAAAATGACAAATAAAATGATAACCATTAAATATTTTTCAAAAAATGGAGAAAAGTATAATCCTGCCAGAAAACCGATCACAACGCTGGGTAGTGCCGCCATTATTTCTACAACCGGTTTAATTTGCCGGGCCAGGTTTCTTGGAGCAAAACGCGAAACATAAATCGCAGCCAACAAAGCCAGCGGTATTGAAAAGATCATGGCAAACAAGGTGCCTTTTAGCGTTCCAAAAATTAAGGGGATTAAACTGAGCTTAGGCTCAAACTCATCGCTGCCACCCGTAGACTGCCAGACAAACTGAGCATCGGAATATCCTTCATACCAAACCGGGCTGAACAGTGTTTCCAAATTGGTTTCAGGATGTTGGTTTTCCAGCTTAAATAATCCAAACTGATTTTGAGAATCCAAAACAAAAATAGCATTTGATTTCGGTGAAAATGTTCCGGTTTTTATTGGAAATTCAGCCGCCTTAAACTCAACCTCTGTTTGCCCTGTTGTGGAATAGTGAAGCTTGGCATTGCCTTTTTTGTCTACTGTAAGAAAATTCCTGTTACGCGCAGAAACCCATATTTGTGTAACACTTGCCGCGTGAGATTCAAAATCATGAACTTTTCTAAATTTAAATAGGTTTGCCGGTGTACGGATTGGAAACCAGGTTGAAACAGATCCATTTTCTCCTGCAAGAACAATAGCCTGGTCGCCAAGCAGATACTTTACATCCGTCACAATTGCATCTGTTAGAAACCTGTCTTTAACGATCGGTTCCTCAAGATCCGATAAATCGAACCAAAACACATTTTTGCTTGAAGTGGAGATTACAAGGTTTTCTGCATTCTGGCTCAAAGACAAAGCAGTTACTTCTTCTTTATTTATATCGTCGCTTAGGTTATAGAAATATTCTTCTTCCATATCTGCATCATAAACACGCAAATGAAGTGCATTTGTATGATCAACCCAGACCCATAACCTGCTGCCATCTTCATTTTCAGTGAAGCCAGTTTTTTCAATATGGTTTGGAACCGTATCGTGAACTGCTGATACTTGTAGCTCTTCTTGAATTTCAAGCGATGGAATGATCGAACGACCACTGTCCGTATAGACTGCCCTCATTTCAATATTGGCAGTAATTATTCGTCCGGAGTCACTTCCAACAGAAAACAATTCTTTGAGGCCACTTCCTTTTGCAGATGACAAAAGCTTTTCATTTTCAAATAACGGTAAGCTGGATGTTTTAATATTCTGCTTGCTTTCAATGTTGTAAAATCGAACAATCCCGTTTTCATCGATTTCATAAAAAACTTCAAGATATGGATCAATTCCTGTAAGTAAAATATTCTGGTTATTTTCTACAGATGGAATTGAAAGCCATTTTTCAATTGTGGCACCAAAACTTAACGGAAGGCTTTGATAAATTAGGAAAAGTAAAATTGCTATTATGTTAACAATAATGGCATATCCGCCAAATGTAATAATCCATCTTGCATTACGGTCAGCGTTTTCTACTTTTTTCCTAAAGGCGGATTTTTTTAAACTCAAGTTTATGTTTCTCTTTTCTAAAATGTATTTTATATCAAAACTATTCTTAAATGGGATGCTTCATTCCTCAGCCATTCTGATTATGGTGAACGAAGAATCCCAATGTTTGCAATAGTAGCGTTATTTCAATTTTGCTAATTCTTCTTGAACAACTTCATAAGTCAATGGCAGATAGCCATCTTTTACAACAATTTCCTGTCCCTCATAACTCAGGATATATTTAATAAACTCTTTTACAAGTGGATCCATTGGTTTTACAGGATCTTTAACGATGTAGAGATTTAAGAAACGCGCCAACGGGTATTTCTTGCTTACCACATTTGCATAACCACCATCAAAACAATCTGCGCCCTCTTTTTTAGCCAGAGCAACAGTTTTAACACCCGAGGTTTTGTAACCAATTCCACTATAACCGATGGCAAACTTATCTTCAGTAATTCCCTGCACAACCGAAGCTGAACCAGGTTGTTCTTTTACAGAATCTTTATAATCACCTTTTTTAAGCACTTTCTTTTTAAAGAAACCATATGTTCCGCTTGCAGAATTACGTCCAAAACTACGGATAGGCTGCTTTGCCCATTCTCCGGTTAAACCAAGATCGGCCCAGGTTTTAACATCCTTGGCAAATCCACGCTTACGTGTTTTAGAAAAGACCGCATCTGCCTGCTCTAAGCTTAGGCATTCTATAGGGTTGTCTTTGTTTACAAAAATTGCCAGTGCATCTAATGATGTCCTGATTTGAGTTGGCTTAAATCCATATTTTTTATCAAAAGCATCTTTTTCTTTGGATTTCATTTCGCGTGACATTGGACCAAACTGGGCCGTTGCCTCAATTAGTGCCGGTGGTGCGGTGGAAGAACCCTTACCTTCGATTTGTACATTTACCAGCGGATAATATTTCCGAAAACCTTCCAGCCAAAGGGCCATCAGATTATTCATTGTATCAGAACCAATACTGTTTGCGTTCCCTGAAATTCCGGATACCTTTTTATACTTTTCAATTTTTGAATCGACTTTTACATTTTGGGCAATGCTGATTTGTGTTAATGCCATTACAAAAATCAAAGCACTTAAAATTATTTTCTTCATTCTAAAAAACTCCTTTGTTAAATCATTATTAAATTAAAAACTCTATGTTACAGACCTGTTACAATCTTGAACTTTTCTTATTTAAAAGACCAAACGAAAGTCAGGTTGCCTACAATATCCGGATTGTCATTTACACCGCTGTTTGTGTAATAAAAAATATTAGGGATTACCGATATACCTTTTGCAGGACGATAATCCAAAGCGGCTATAACCAACCCTGTTTCAGTGTCATTTGCATCTGTATTGGGATCGTACATATCGTATCTTAAAACTACAGTTGCATTATTAGTAACATTGTAGCGGCCAAATACTGAGAGCGCGCTTAAATTTAAATCATTACCAAGGCTGTCCATTGCACCGCCTTGTGTCATCATATAGTATTCCGCACCCACAGCTAAATCATCATTTTGGTAACCTGCAAAACCTTTGTATGTCAAATTGCTGTGTTCAGAATTTTTGGCTTCATGATCCACATATCCTTCTAAAACAAAGCCATCTACATTTGTTGAAACAGACAGATAGGCTTTTTTATATTTGTCATTTTCCGGGTGAGAATAATGTGCCCCATTGGCCAACATGGCATGGTAAGCAACCTTTTTATCCATCACCGAACCTTTTAATGCCAAGCCCACATCGGCAGAACTTGCACTGGCTGATGTTCCGGTTACACCCTTAAAATTATCCATAACTGTTTTGCTCAGCCCTCTGTAACCCCATACTTTTTCTGCAACGCCCCAGGTTGGTGTACCGGAAATACCAACATATAAAGCTGATGATGGAAGCAGATCTTTCCATTTTAAATAAAGGTGCTTTACAAATGGCCTAAGCTTGTCATCCGCTTTGCGGTCAGCATCTGTACGAAAACGAACAGAAAAATCATCGTTGATCGTTTTATTGATTGTTAAATATGCCCTGCGGAACATAAACCCATTATCCTGGCCATTTGCTCTTGGGCCATCCTTAGAAATATCATGCGTGTAATCGAAATAGCTTTTTCCACTAATTTTAAAACCTTCCAGATCACCTGCATTTAAACCAGCTGCAAAAAAAAGTACAATGAGACTAATAAATCTAACTGTATTCTTCTGAATCATTGAATCCTCCAAATTATAATCGTTTAATAAAATTATAGTTAATTGTTTAATTTCTATTGTTGGAATGGATTATAAAATTGCCATGTTACAATTATGTTACAGACAGGTTTCAGGTTAATTGTTTTAAATTGCAGGTAGGATTACAGTAAGTAGTTTGGATCTAAAAGAGGAGTTTTTAAATAATTACTAAGCTAAGTCAAACCAAATAGAAAATGAACTGCCTTTATCTGGTTCGCTGGAAAGTTTAACTTCAGCTTTTTGAAGTTCAGCAAGATGTTTAACAATGGAAAGCCCCAAACCCGTTCCGCCAATTGCCCTGGAGCGGCCTCTGTCAACACGGTAAAATCGTTCAAATATGCGAGACTGATCTTTTAACGGAATACCAATTCCTGAATCTGTTATTGTAAAGACAGCCTTCTTTTTCTGCAGATGCGATTCAATCTTTATCACACCGCCATTCTGTGTATATTTTATGGCGTTATCTACAAGGTTTATTATTATGGAACGGAACATTTCGCCGTCACCAATAATTTCAAAATCTTGCTTTTTAAAAGAAGTTTTTAAATCAATGTTTTTTGAGTCAGCGATTTCCATTATTTCGTTTAGGATTTCTTTTATTATCGGAATTGGCTTGAATTCAGAAAACTCGAGCTTTTGGAGTTTTTCTATTCGGGCAAGTTCAAGCAGATCGGAAACCAGGTTTTCTAATTGATTGGATTGTTTGACAATTTTTTTAACATATTTTTTACTGACTTTTTTATCTTCCAAACCCCAATCCAAAAGAGTTTCACCATAACCCCTGATTACAGCAAGCGGTGTTTTAAACTCGTGTGAAACATTGGCCACAAATTCCTTACGAATTTTTTCCAACATTTTATAGTGTGTAATGTCCCTTAGTACAATTACTGCACCAAGTCCGTCTTCAATTTTTAAAGAGGTAATAATAATATCCAAAGTGCGGTTTTCGAAAAACACATCATCTTTTAGGAAAATTGGTTTAGTAAAAAAATTGGTCAATAAAGAATTCAGGTGCTGGTTTCGGATCACCTGAAAAAAAGATTTGCCCATTATGTCACTTTCAGAACAATCCAAAAGCGATACAGCTTGTTTATT containing:
- the pstA gene encoding phosphate ABC transporter permease PstA, translating into MALVITLAMTAWVIFVILFKGLNFFWPGDIVSVDLQDGKSYMGELWDENETGNPETDQLQLKIGNRDIYGLDFIWLNKKDVTNTTYKNDAVTFEREEYGNFYGVIQDVHINERYFDNTTIDFFDEVEDAHKLALETSHRIEEIRNDVASLMIPSSELQREIALIEISSEAKTEESRTTIKKLYDEISFLEQEIEPQILAFNKELEELVLKDRANYLTVQEASGQTQKIAFSSIVRLYQPNEMGVFGKSVHYIAKVWEFVADYPRESNTEGGVFPAIFGTVLMVLLMSIAVVPIGVMAAIYLNEYANQGTIVRFIRLSVNNLAGVPSIVFGVFGLGFFVYVVGGSIDQLLFSDTLPEPTFGTGGILWASLTLALLTLPVVVVATEEGILAVPRANKEGALALGATKWQMIRNIVLPNAMPGILTGLILAISRGAGEVAPLMITGVVKLAPSLALDWSFPFLHLDRKFMHLGFHIYDVGFQSPNVEAAKPMVYSTALLLIIIVVLLNMFAIYVRNNLRKKFKTATF
- a CDS encoding ABC transporter permease subunit; this translates as MSLKKSAFRKKVENADRNARWIITFGGYAIIVNIIAILLFLIYQSLPLSFGATIEKWLSIPSVENNQNILLTGIDPYLEVFYEIDENGIVRFYNIESKQNIKTSSLPLFENEKLLSSAKGSGLKELFSVGSDSGRIITANIEMRAVYTDSGRSIIPSLEIQEELQVSAVHDTVPNHIEKTGFTENEDGSRLWVWVDHTNALHLRVYDADMEEEYFYNLSDDINKEEVTALSLSQNAENLVISTSSKNVFWFDLSDLEEPIVKDRFLTDAIVTDVKYLLGDQAIVLAGENGSVSTWFPIRTPANLFKFRKVHDFESHAASVTQIWVSARNRNFLTVDKKGNAKLHYSTTGQTEVEFKAAEFPIKTGTFSPKSNAIFVLDSQNQFGLFKLENQHPETNLETLFSPVWYEGYSDAQFVWQSTGGSDEFEPKLSLIPLIFGTLKGTLFAMIFSIPLALLAAIYVSRFAPRNLARQIKPVVEIMAALPSVVIGFLAGLYFSPFFEKYLMVIILFVILLPLFFLVTMFFIQRIPDGIRSKMPAGVEILFTIPIGIITYLFAMTFSQGFENLLFDGNFQQWVYQVLNVTYETRNSIVVGFALGFAVIPIIFTVSEDALSNVPESLTSASLALGASPWQTVRRVVLPAASGGIFAAIMLGLGRAVGETMIVLMATGNTPILDLNPFNGFRAMSACIAVEIPEAPVGGTLYRVLFFTGLLLFIFTFVLNTLSSLIGDKLRKKYARF
- a CDS encoding phosphate ABC transporter substrate-binding protein gives rise to the protein MKKIILSALIFVMALTQISIAQNVKVDSKIEKYKKVSGISGNANSIGSDTMNNLMALWLEGFRKYYPLVNVQIEGKGSSTAPPALIEATAQFGPMSREMKSKEKDAFDKKYGFKPTQIRTSLDALAIFVNKDNPIECLSLEQADAVFSKTRKRGFAKDVKTWADLGLTGEWAKQPIRSFGRNSASGTYGFFKKKVLKKGDYKDSVKEQPGSASVVQGITEDKFAIGYSGIGYKTSGVKTVALAKKEGADCFDGGYANVVSKKYPLARFLNLYIVKDPVKPMDPLVKEFIKYILSYEGQEIVVKDGYLPLTYEVVQEELAKLK
- a CDS encoding HAMP domain-containing protein — encoded protein: MKIPFKNKLSSRLLAILIISILFSSSIVGYFLYQHFYSFLYGRFNSDLQNYIKLAEQSIDLNKVLQNDQVYLKKSANKWAKLFKCRVTIIDASGVVVADSEVPTNQLSNLDNHLLRVEIQQSLEIEFGSNIRESSTLGQNLLYMAKALSTKNVQIGFLRLAINTDDVDSLLSITRNYFFIAGLLVLLISSFIVIIFSSNINRKLYKIIGKADKISHGDFDTRTEFSQRDELSVLGQTLNDMAAKLSDNLSKLERDKNNLNTVLSSVQDGIVAINPNKEVIFFNKQAVSLLDCSESDIMGKSFFQVIRNQHLNSLLTNFFTKPIFLKDDVFFENRTLDIIITSLKIEDGLGAVIVLRDITHYKMLEKIRKEFVANVSHEFKTPLAVIRGYGETLLDWGLEDKKVSKKYVKKIVKQSNQLENLVSDLLELARIEKLQKLEFSEFKPIPIIKEILNEIMEIADSKNIDLKTSFKKQDFEIIGDGEMFRSIIINLVDNAIKYTQNGGVIKIESHLQKKKAVFTITDSGIGIPLKDQSRIFERFYRVDRGRSRAIGGTGLGLSIVKHLAELQKAEVKLSSEPDKGSSFSIWFDLA